The segment AGAAGAGTCAAATATTAAAAATCATACCGTTGGAAAAGGTGGTGCACCAGATAGAGATGGAAAGGTGACTCTGGATGCTATAATAATGGCACCAAATGGTAATTTTGGCAGTGTTGCTTTTCTTGAGAATATTGAACATCCTGTCTCTGTAGCACGAAAGGTTATGGAGGAGACACCACATAATATGTTAGTTGGCGAGGGAGCCTATCAATTTGCATTAAGCCAGGGCTTTGAACCGGAAAATTTATTAACTGAAGAATCGGAAAAACAGTGGAAAAACTGGTTGGTTGAGAAGGAATATAAACCTATTATAAACATTGAAAATCACGACACGATAGGAATGCTTTGCCTGGATTCAAAGGGGGATATAGCAGGTGCCTGTACAACTTCAGGTTTGGCTTACAAAATGAGAGGGCGGGTAGGGGATTCCCCAATAATTGGCTCGGGACTTTTTATTGATAATGAAGTTGGGGGTGCAGTGGCAACAGGTTTGGGAGAAGAAATTCTTAAAAATGTAAGTACATTTTTAATTGTAGAATTAATGCGATCAGGAAAAAGTCCTCAGGAAGCCTGTGAAATTGCGGTAGAGAGGATTGTAAAAAAACCTACAGATTTAAAGGATTTTCAGGTGGCATTTCTGGCACTGAATAAGAATGGAGAGGTAGGCTCTTATTGCATACATCCAGGATTTTCATATGCCCTACATAGCAAAGGGGATGAGGAAGCTGTTCAAAGCAAATCCTATTTAGCTGAAAAATAAATTTCACAATTTTTCTTTTAATCAAAGGAGAATTCCGGAGAGAG is part of the Antarcticibacterium sp. 1MA-6-2 genome and harbors:
- a CDS encoding N(4)-(beta-N-acetylglucosaminyl)-L-asparaginase translates to MKRRNFIRNIGIAGVGLPLIPNNLSFDLSGNKNIPVHSPVSITTWNFQEANRTAGELLQKGISALDAVEQGVRIEESNIKNHTVGKGGAPDRDGKVTLDAIIMAPNGNFGSVAFLENIEHPVSVARKVMEETPHNMLVGEGAYQFALSQGFEPENLLTEESEKQWKNWLVEKEYKPIINIENHDTIGMLCLDSKGDIAGACTTSGLAYKMRGRVGDSPIIGSGLFIDNEVGGAVATGLGEEILKNVSTFLIVELMRSGKSPQEACEIAVERIVKKPTDLKDFQVAFLALNKNGEVGSYCIHPGFSYALHSKGDEEAVQSKSYLAEK